The DNA segment TCTTCGGCCCCCGGGGCGCGTAGCACGAGCTGGTTCCCGCATGGGTACCCGGCCTCCGCCGGGATTCCCGCCGCAGCCAGCCGTTCGGGCGAGGGGACCGGCGAGACGACCAGCTCGGTGTACAGGTTTTCCGCGACGGCCAGGTCCCCCACCGTCCCTTCCGCCACCTTCCTGCCCTTGTGCAGCATGATCACCCGATCGCACAGCGTTTCCACGTCGGGAAGGATGTGGGTGCTGAAGAAGACCGTTTTCCCCGCCGACTTCAGATCCCGGATGATCCCGCGCACCTCCATTCGCCCCATCGGGTCCAGTCCGGACATCGGCTCGTCCAGAATCACGAGCTCGGGATCGTGCATTATCGCCTGCGCCAGCCCCAGCCGCTGCATCATGCCCTTCGAATATTTCCGGATCGAGGTGTCCCGGGACCCGGACAGGCCGACACGTTCGAGAAGATCCGAGGAACGCGCACGGACCGTCCCGGGGGACATTCCGCAGAGCTGTCCGCAAAGGCGGAGGAACTCCCCGCCGGTCAGATATTCGTAGAAGTACGGCTGCTCCGGCATGAATCCGATGCGGTGGCGGAATTCCTTCTCCCCATGGAGATTCTCCCCGAACGCCTTCACCACCCCCGCATCCGGGAACGCAAGGCGGTTCAGGATCTTGATCGTCGTGGTCTTCCCGGCGCCGTTGGGGCCCAGGAATCCGACGACCTCGTTCGCATGCACGTCGAACGAAAGGTCCGTCAACACGCGGAACGGCTTCCGCCAGAACCCGGTCGGGTACGACTTGGTCAGCCCCTCGACGGAGAGAATCTTTTCACGGTCCTTCATCTCGTCCGGAACACCCCCAGGCGAACGTTCGTCCGGTCGCTTCGCACCTTCCCGTCCTTCCCGAGCAGGTACCTCCCCCCGTTCGGTTCGGCCGGGATCCGCGGAAGGATCCCTTCGCGGACGAGGTCCGACAGGTGGACGGGCGCGTCACCGATCGTTCCGCGATAACGGGCCACCGCCCGTTCCAACGCCTGCAGATCCCGCTCCACGGTGACCTCCCGGATCCTGCGCTCCAGTACCGAACGACGGGCGGGATCGGTTTCCTGTCCGGCGATGGCCTTCAGCAAGGCGAGCGCCGATTCCGGTTCCCTGCCTTCCAGCAGCATGCGGGACGCGAGTCCCGGAAGATAGGGCGGGCTCCCGGGGATCCGGGCCGCCTCGGCCATCGCCTCTCCCCCGGACACCGCGTCGCCAATGGAGAAGTACCGCGTGAACCCGATATAGAAAGGGAAACGCCAATCCGAAGGGTACTGCCGTTTCCCCCGCTCGAGAATCAGAAGCGCCTTCCGGGAGTGGGCCGGCGACTCCCCGAGAACCAGGCCCCCGAGAAAATACGGGACCTGGAACTTCGCATCGAAATTCGCGGTGATCGTCAGAAGGTCAAACAGTCGATCGTAATCCGCCGGGGCCATCTCCGGGCTCCCGACCACCTGGATCGCCTCCAGCCAGGTGACATCGGCCAGGACGTTCCGGAAACCGAAGGAGAGCGAAGGCCTCCGGCTGATTTCGAGAAGGGCGCTCGAATCCCCCGTCCACCCGGTTCCCCGTTTCACCATTTCGGACCGAACTTCGAACATCCGGGAAGACAAATACCCTGTTGCGGCGATCAACAGAAGCAGCAACGCCCAGGGAGCAGATGCCCGGACTCGTTCCCGACCAGCGTTTCCCGTCATCTCCATCCGCCGCCCGCCACCGCCGCCCGCCGGCTTGGATCCTTCACACGACGCGCCTTCCCGGTGCCCGGTGCGCATCCCGCCCGTATCGGCGGCGGGAAAAGTC comes from the Deltaproteobacteria bacterium genome and includes:
- a CDS encoding ABC transporter ATP-binding protein, which encodes MKDREKILSVEGLTKSYPTGFWRKPFRVLTDLSFDVHANEVVGFLGPNGAGKTTTIKILNRLAFPDAGVVKAFGENLHGEKEFRHRIGFMPEQPYFYEYLTGGEFLRLCGQLCGMSPGTVRARSSDLLERVGLSGSRDTSIRKYSKGMMQRLGLAQAIMHDPELVILDEPMSGLDPMGRMEVRGIIRDLKSAGKTVFFSTHILPDVETLCDRVIMLHKGRKVAEGTVGDLAVAENLYTELVVSPVPSPERLAAAGIPAEAGYPCGNQLVLRAPGAEEANRWMAHLLREGCSILSCVPVKRSLEEIFLQRVGRPDVTETVK